AGAACCTTaaaccatagtgtatatttttttatgtaatttcaaggcgtacttctcacatgcttacatgagttcctaataagaatttcatctctGAGAAAGTGTTTGCCCGGATCTCAAAGCTACATATATTTATTATTAAATAGACTCATGCAACATGATTTTTTAATCCATGACACTCTTGTGTTCTAGTTTcctgctagagtcgtcctctataacctaggtttcctcaTGGTGtggatttgatttacaaaaaacaaCCTCTTATTAGAGGACGAGGTGTTTCGTATTGTAAGAATCTTCTCTCTCCCCGATTCGAACATTCTGAAGGTAACCCATTTCTATAATAACTTTTGAAGTGTGGCTGTTTacgtcattttttttctttccttctttgctgTCTTTCTTACCATGAAGGTAGGGATGTCTGTATTGTACTTTTTGTTTCCTTatactttttgttttattttaatattttgtagCGCATGAAGATGAGTCGGATGAAAATCTTAACAAAACATACTATGTTTTCCTCCCCCCGGAGCTGTGTTTTGTACATCCACTTCCTGGGTCACTTGTACGAGGAGCCCAAAGGTTGCCTTCAATTATGAGGAGAGTTGAAAGTATGCTTCTTGCAGTTCAGCTGAGGGATAGTATTAACTATCCAATTGCTGGTTCCAAGGTATGAATTTTCATTGGTTCGAATAGCTGATGTGTATATATCACAGAAGATGTATTTTTGTGCCAAATCCATCTCTTGTTACACACACCAAGGCTTGTGCTCCTTCATTGATCTGATGTTTAGCACCTGCATAAAATGCACCGCCTCTCTAACTCCACTATTTTGTTGAGCTCCAATTATCAATACTGTCATTATGTGGATCATCCTCACAAGGATCACATTATTGGAGACCTGTTACTGAGAAGATCATATAGATTTTATGATTGATCCAGTTAAACTTAAAAATTACTTGCTTAACCATGTTAGATCATGTTACGTCATTTTATTGATGCATGCTTCTTCTTAATCAGATCTTGGAAGCATTGACTGCTGCGTCATGTCAGGAGACATTCTGTTACGAAAGAGCTGAGTTACTTGGAGATGCTTACTTGAAATGGATTGTAAGCAGATTTCTATTCCTAAAATATCCACAAAAACACGAGGGCCAGCTTACAAGAATGAGGCAACAGATGGTTAGCAACATGGTACTTTATCAGTGTGCTCTGAATAGAGGTCTTCAGTCATTTATCCAAGCTGATCGATTTGCTCCATCTAGATGGTCTGCCCCTGGCGTTCTTCCTGTATTTGATGAGGATACGAAGGACACCGAGTCTACCTTATTTGAACCCGAGAGCAACTCTTCTGATCCACATAAGGTTGCCCTAGATAACAACGGATATGAGGATGATGATATGGAAGATGGTGAGGTTGAGGTTGAGAGTGACTCTAGCTGTTACAGGGTCCTCTCTAGCAAAACACTGGCAGATGTTGTCGAATCCCTGATTGGGGTATATTATGTTGAAGGTGGGAAGAATGCTGCACACCATCTTATGAGTTGGATCGAGATAGAGGTGGAATTTGACCCTGAGGAGGTGGATGCTGTTAAAAAGCCGTGTAGTGTTCCAGATAGTGTTCTGAAAAGTGTCAACTTTGATGCTTTAGAAAGTTCATTGAATATTAAGTTCCACGATAAGAGCCTGTTATTGGAAGCCATTACTCATGCTTCACGGCCTTCAGCTGGGGTTTCTTGTTATCAACGTCTGGAATTTGTTGGTGATGCTGTCTTGGATCATCTAATTACAAGGCACTTGTTTTTTATGTACACCGATCTACCCCCAGGGCGTTTGACAGACTTAAGAGCTGCTGCTGTAAACAATGAGAATTTTGCACGCGTTGTTGTTAAGCACAAGCTTCATTTGCACCTCCGACATGGGTCAAGTGCCCTTGAAGCTCAGGTTCATATTCCTCGCAACTAATTGCAATTCCATTTTTTTATAGGCTTCTTATTCGTCTTAACCAGTTGGGCATGGGACTAAAGACACTGAGGAGACAGTCTTTTGTAGGAATGACCTTTTAGGTTCCCACCAGTGGCATGGTGGGGTCTTCTTGGACTATGCGAATGATAAAAGTCATTTACCTGTCTGTTTGCCTCTCTTATTAATCTTTGTCCATGTGCCTGGAAACCTTGCTATTTCTCAGcagcttttctttcttctttttgatttattcAGATTCGGGACTTTCTGAGAGATGTTAAAGATGAATTGTTGAAGCCAGGGTTCAACTCCTTCGGTGTAGGAGATTGCAAAGCTCCCAAAGTTCTCGGAGACATCTTTGAATCCATAGCTGGTGCTATTTTTCTAGACAGTGGACGAGATACCTCTGTTGTGTGGAAGGTAATTTGTGTTACTTAGGTAGTTCAATTTAAAGATGGCATGGGGGTATTTGTGCCACTGAATTACCTTTAAACCTAATTCTCGCGCTGATTTTATAGGTGTTCCAACCTTTGATGCATCCAATGGTGACCCCAGAAACACTTCCAATGCATCCGGTTAGGGAACTCCAAGAGCGTTGCCAACAACAAGCTGAAGGCCTTGAATATAAAGCTACTCGGAGTGGAAATTTGGCTACTGTTGAGGTGTATATCGATGGTGTACAGATTGGGATTGCTCAAAACCCACAAAAGAAAATGGCTCAAAAATTAGCTGCAAGGAATGCACTTGTTGTTCTAAAAGAAAAGCAAGAGATTGAAGAAAAGGAGAAGGGTGAGaatgggaagaagaagaatggcAATCCAGCATTTACTAGACAGACTCTTAATGATATATGCTTACGGAGGCAATGGCCAATGCCTCAATACCGGTATTTTTTCTTGTTTGTATTTGAACTATGGATGAGCTATGGCCTAACCAGCTTTTGAACTTGAAGACTGTTTGTCCTCTTGGCCTTCTTTAAATGTGCGGCAGAAAGATTCTGGTATTCAGATTTTATTACCGTATCTATCTACTAACTTCCTTAATGTCATTTCTCTAGGTGTGTTGATGAGGGTGGCCCTGCACACGCGAAGAAATTCACATACTCCGTACGTGTGAATACTACTGATAAGGGATGGACAGATGATTGCATTGGGGAGCCAATGCCAAGTGTGAAAAAGGCCAAGGACTCTGCTGCGATTCTTCTCTTGGAGCTTTTAAACAAGTTGTATCCAAATCCATGAACAATTTCAACAGGTGCTATTAGGATTTATGCATCGACAATTCATTGGTGTAACTGGCCAAAATCTAGAAGTTGTCATACTTCTTTTTAGAAGTATATTATATGTAGTGATAAAACTGCTCTTAACCAATGCTAGTGTAACTGTTTCACCGATTATaattcatcttctttcttatttTTCACGGATCCTGTTCTTGTTACCTGGTTGTTTGTGTTGTCCTTTCGAGGCATGGCGACAAATCATGATTAGTTTCTTGATCATCAGGATTCATAAGTTATACCGGATCAGTGATAATCTGGATTACATGTATTGAAGCTAAGTTGGTTAGCGACACACTACATCAAGTCTAGAGTAGCTTATTTAACTGGAAGTGGAACCGCAAATTCTTAACTCAATCTATTTTTGAAATAAGTTTCGTTCAAAAACACAGCTTCTGCGGCTCTTGGGAGATGGGAACAAAATAATCACTTGGAAAGATAACTGGATTACAGGGAAACATGAGCCACCAGTTTCCATTGCAGTTTTTGAGTCGGCGGTTAAATATAACACTCTCAGTGATTTAATTGATGCAGATACCAAAGCTTGGAAAGTTGTCGTCATTCATCAACTTCTTTTCCCCTGAAGATGCTAGCAAAATCTCAAGTATGAGAATACCAGTTTGCTCAACAGATATATTGATCTGGACACTTACCAGAAATGGTCAGTTCACTGTAAAACCCGCATGCAGAAAGCTTGTGGATATCAAAACAAATGCAGCTGCAAACTATGATAGGGATATGGGTGTGCTGTGGAAGAAACTATGGCATCTGGATACTCTGCCAAGGGTTAAAACCTTTCTATGGAAATACATAAATGACATTATACCTTCAAGTGAACGAATGGGAAGAGTAGCAAGCTATAGTGGGGATAATTGCAGTATGTGTAATCAGGCCATAAAGACTACTAAGCATATAATCTGGGAATGCCCTTTTGCTCGTGCAGTCTGGACCTCGATCCCTGGTGCTAGAAGGAGCGTGGAATCTACCGATACTGGTGTTGAAGGTTGGATAAAAAGTTGGTTTACAAATGAGTTTGTAAATTTGGACAAGGACTGGATAGTGAAGATGGCCAACATAAGCTGGGAAATATGTAAGGAACGCTAGAGATgtgtttttgaaggaaaaaaaccTAATCCAGTGGAAGTAATTCGTAGTAGTCAGCACGTCATTCAGATGACAGGGTCATGCATGAAAAAACCTGCACAACCTAGCAACACTAATAGCTTGAATAACTTAACTCAGCATACATGGATTCCGCCAACTGCTTTTGCTTATTCTATCTGTTGTGATGCTTCATTTACAAATGTTTTATCTGAAACTCACATAAGATTGGGACTGATACTTCGTAATACTGCAGGTGAATTCGAACAAGGACGATGCATCCATGAACGTGGACACATAGATGCAGAGCATGCTGATATAGAGGGACTGAAGCGGGCTATGTTATGGGCAGAAGAATTGGGACTACAACAAGTATGTTTTGAGCTCGATGCTCACAATACAGTACCAGCAGCCAATGGAGATTATCAAAGAGTCAGatgggaatcacaaacaatgatctTGGATATCATTAGTTTCTTTTGCAAGTATCCTTTATGGACTTGCAAATTTATCAGTAAAAAATATAATAAACCAGCTGATAAACTGGCCAGACATTCGCGTAATTTTCAAATTAGTAGTAGTTGGATACGTAATCCACCAAAATTTATCGCAGAAGCATTATATGCTGATATGAATGGTGCACTTGATTCCAATATCTAATAAAATTTCTTcttagtatcaaaaaaaaaagaaaagaaaagagagtaGCTTATTTAACTTTATCAGATGTCGTACATCACATTCATCTATCACGCGTCGCTTCAACTTATGCGAAGAACTAAATCTTTTGTACAGATAGTTTGTCTATCTTTAGATTAAATGACCTGTAATAGTATTTTGTTGATCACTCTAAATTCGACCACCGAATTTATCGACATATACATTGCCTACATgggccgcgagttataaccccaaaggtgtcattaTCCATGGACAAAAACTCCAATaaaacaaaatgttcacaaaaaccccatttaacataaactgtctatattacccttttagtttaaatcaccccaacaaaaacaaaaatcaaccccactttcaatttttattatattatcgCCAACAACAATAACTCATTACCATCAACTAGCAACACCACAACCACCATCctccgccgaccaccaccaccgatcgccgccgaccaccaccatcaACGACTACCAGTCGCCACCCACCACCGCTgcaaaccaccaccacctccgccacGGCCGTCCacgaccaccaccgcgccaccatcGTCGcagccgaccaccaccaccgactATCACCACATACCACTGCCGACGACGACCACCACCGTCGCCGAGCAACATTACCATTATCCctggccaccaccaccaccaccaaccagctGCCACCTCCACAAAAAATGAGTTTCATTGATCAGTATTCAACAAAATGAGAAAAAATTATTGAAACCAAACCGAAAAAATGATGTCACcaaaattggatgaaactaaaatttggtttcatcatttttctacatattgtcatttcaccaacacaacttcaatgatgaaaccaaacacgccGGATTCAAAGTAAGGCCGAATAAACTAGAAAAAAATagttgaaaccaaaatttggtttcaacataaaagaaaggagaaggaagaaagaagaaaaaatgaaacacaataagatgaaacctaccaccacctcaactgcaccacccccatctccgccacaaccaccagcaccacaaccaccactaacaTTACCTCCTCAACTAAAATTAGTTTTAACAAAAAACAATCCATCTTGtttcaccatcaaaaattggtttcatacagatcaatattcaacaaaatgaaaaaaaatacgaATTAGGTTTCATCGTTTTTCCACATATTTTCAAACCAACATAACATCAGTGATAAAACCAAACACGCTGACTTCCAAGTCAGGCCGAATAAACTAGgaaaaaatcaggtgaaaccaaaatttggtttcatcataaacttaatttttatcattaaaatctttggtttcatgatataaaataaacaagtttatgatgaaaccaaatttggtttcatcataaatttaCTGTTTTCATCAACCAAAATtgtcagaatttgatgaaaccaatttgaaGGTATTGGTGATAGTTTTAGATGATAGAAGTAGGAGGCAGAAGTAGTGTTGGTGGCAGATCTGACATGTAGTGGTGGGAAAAAACAGAAGTAAGAGGaggcggtgttgttgatggaaaatcaGGACTTAGAAagagaagaaggtgatgatggtgttaatggaggagacagAGGTGTTGTTGGTGGAGGATCTGGACATAGCGACTGGTTTGGTGGTGGCgaagctactgttggtgatagatctgaacataaaagtagaagaaaagagaaggaggtgtttgtggagaagatggaggtgttGTTGGTGACGGATCTGGACAGAACGACTGGTTTGGtggtggcggagctactgttggtgatagatctgaacataaaagtagaagaagacGGAGGCGTTCGTAAGTGACGGAGGTGTTGCTTCTAGTGTTAGATTTTATTAAAAGAGACGTAAGTGTTCGTGGAGGAGACGGAGGCGTTCGTGGAGGAGACGGGGGTGTTGCTGGTGATGGTGAAagaggtgttgctgctggtgttcgtagagatatttgttgttgctgatggttatggtggggagaaggagacggaataaagaagaaaaagaaaggaaagaagaagaagaaaagatacaaaaagtatgtttggcttttttttttaagtaataaaaactaaatttactcaTTATCATTAGAATTGGGGTTTTTGTGCCACTTTTTAATCaaatggtttttatttattaaaaataatatgaccggATATTTTGTACCACTAGTTTGGTCATCTTGGTGTTTTGTGACTAATTTTGTTGCCTACATCAACAAACCTATAACACCAACCTTTACTAAAAGCGCAACAAAACTAAACAATTTCTGTTTTGCATAAATTCCTATATCCCTCAAGATGAGATCTACGATGATGCTAAATAAGATAAATGCAACGTAAaccaaacaagaaaaataaatcaacACACGAGAGTTTTTACGTGATTCGTTTGTTAATGTGATTCGTTTGTTAATGAAACGTACATCCACGGACTTGTAGTAATGTGTTAAGAAGTTACAAAGAtgatatttatctattcttgAATATGAGATTTCTCTGATATTTCTTTAAAATATAAGATATTTGCTTACGAAATTTGACGTGTCTTAAACATATGTAAATGACCTCTATTTAAAGCCCAAAATATGATCTCGAGCTTCACGCTTATCGAGTATTATTTTACAGTTCACCTCGGGTTCTATCCCGAgcatgtagttttttttttttcgaaaaaaaggAAATCCTCATTGTATTGACAGAAAAGAACCGTATCTTCCGCATGGAGAGTTACGGTAAATCATTACATCTTCATTTCAATTTTGAATGTTTAAAAAAGTTAAAATAGCCCATAGGCTTTGGTCTAACCAGTTGTGCTTAATAGCGTGTTTGTTACAAAACACAGCTATCTTAGCTGCCCAAATAATTTGGGATCGCATAACTAAATTGAAGTCCTTAGGTATGAAATTTATATCAAATTTGGTGTATGCACTGATGATCTTGTATCTTTGTTGTCTAGCTTCCGCATACTTTCCTATTAGCAGCAATAGAATTGGCTGAGAATCGCTTCTGAAAGAGATGATGTTAACACTCCATTTTGTTGCCCATCGGAAAGCCGCATCCGCTCCAACTTTTTCTAGCTCATCTCTGGTAGTACAGTCTACGTGTAGTCCTCTGGCTTCTTTAATTCTTCCTGCATGATCAAACAAAGTTAGACCAATTCCATCCTTAGCTACAAAGTTCATCATTGTTAGTGCAACATTAATTTTCAGGTTCATGGATGCCGCAGACACATCCAGCTGATCATTATTGACCTTGATCACCTCATCATACTTGGGGTTGTAATACAGTGATTGCATAACATTATAACATGTTTGATTTACATACTTATATCCATTGATGAATTTAATTATGTTGTTTGCAGTAACGACACTATTTTGGCTTTTCTTTTGGAAGGTAATATCACACCTAGCTTCCATATATGCCAAATGATAACACTGCACAAGACATGCCAATCAATATCATAACCTCCTATATCGGGATTTTCAAAACAGTTATTTAACCAatcatgaaatttttttgttCCATTTGTAACATATTGCATGTCATAGTTAAAATGCATCCAAACTTGTTGAGCATAATTACATTGTAGAAACAAATGGGTGAGTGTTTCTTGACTATCATTATATAAATTGCACTTCGTGTTTATATTTGGATGACAGCTGCCACCCTCATACTATTGGGAAGTATGGTGTGAGCTGCTCTCCAAATAAAATTCTTAACAGATGATGATGTTTCCATCTGCCAAATCTTTTTCCAGTAGTTGTTCGTAGTACCGTCAGAGTTTATATGACTATATAAAGAGTTCACAGTGAATGTACCTTTTTTGCTTAGAGTGCAGCGAGGTATATCTGCTTTGTCATCTGCAAAAAATCTTATATTCCTAACTTTCTCTATAGTTTGACTATCAAAACAGTTTACCAATTTTTCAATATCCCAAGTTTTGTGAGGAGTGAACAAGTCGCTAACCATGTTTAATCCTTGAATTTGTATTTTTGGTTTCCGAAGGGGAGGCTCCGTTTCTGGGATCCAGAAATCATCCCAAATGTCAATACTAGAGCCATTACCAACTTCCCAGAAgcaatattttttgatttttgattgatgtCAGTTAACAGGTCTTTCCAAATCCAACTATCATTTCTATTAGGGGTATTATTTATATGAAGAATATCACTATTAGGGTAATATTTTGCTTTGAGAACGAAGGCACAAAGAGAATCAGGATTCTCTTGCAATCTCCATCCCATCTTATAAATCATAGCTAAATTAAAGTTATGCACATGTTTTATCCCTAGCCCCCCTTCCTCAAGAGATCTACTAATAGAATCCCAGTTTTTTAAACAAACACCCTTCTTACCTTTCTCATTTAGCTCGTTTTCATCCTTTCCCCACCAGTAATCTCTCTGCAACTTTGTTAGTTTATTACAAATATTTATAGGCAACTTAAAGCAATTCATTTGGTAAACATACAAAGATGTAGTTATATTCTTGATCATTACAGTCTTGCCAGCATTACTTAAGTCAATCCCTTTCCAACTAGCCAGTCtagttttcattttttcaaccaaTGGTTCAAAACATTCAATCTTAGAtttatttgtaaacaaaagagaTCCTAAATACTTATCTTTAAAAGGTATAGCCGCAACCCCTAGAATTTCTTTAACTCTGTTTCTTATGCTTGTTTCAGTTTTAGGGCTAAAGAAGACACCCGATTTACTTAGATTAATAAGTTGCCCTGAAGCTAAACCAAAGTTCTTGAACATGTTGACTAGATTGTGACaaatttttcatttattttacaGAAAAATAGACAGTCGTCAGCAAACAATAAGTGGCTAATAGAGGGAGCTTGGTGAACTATTTTGATACCTTTTACTagtcccgtgtttttagcatgcaTTATTGATCTAGAAAGCGCTTCCatacaaaaaagaaacaaatatggAGGCATTGAGTCTCCCTGTATCAAACCTCTGGTAGGTTTAAAGAACTTAGTGGAGGACCCGTTTAGTAAAACAGAAAGAGAAGTTGTTGAAATACATTAGTACACAAgtttacaccacttgttgttgaATCCTATTTTGGTCATAATTTGTATCAAGAAGTCCCGTTCGACTCTGTCGAAAGCTTTGGACATATATATTTTTAGTCCCATAAATTCCTTTTTTGATTTAGAGTTCTTCATCTTGTGAATAATTTCATGCGCAATCGTAATATTTTCAGAGATCTGCCTTCCAGGAATGAAGGCAGATTGATATGGTGAAATAATTTTCCACAAAACACCTTTCATTCTTCCTGCCATTAGTTTCTATATTATTTTGTAGGACGTGTTGGCAAGGGCTATTGGCCTAAACTCGGCAGAGGTAGTGAGGTTAAGAGTTTTGGGAATTAAAGAGATGAATGAGGCATTCATTTCCTTAGAGAGATTTTCAGATATGAAGAAAGATTGAACCATGTTTACCAAGTCAGGCCCTACAGTTTCCCAATTTTGTTGGAAAAAATTAGGCGGGAAACCATCCGGGCCAGGACTTTTATCAGGTTCCATTTATTTCAGTTTCCGAGGGAGTACAACAAAGCATTTGGTTATCCAAATCAGTTATGCTACTAGGAATGAGGTCTATCATGCTTTGGTAAATAGTGGGATTAACAGTGGTAGCAATGTTTTGAAAGTGGCCAGTTATGCAGTCTGCGATTTCCTTACGATTATCTAACCATTCATTTTTATTGTTCTTAAGGATTTCGATTATATTCCTCCTAAATCTTTGTTTCGCTTTATTATGAAAATACCTTGTATTTCTATCACCTAGATCTAGGTTTTGGTCTCTACTTTTATCCTTCCAAAATTTCTCTTTTTTGGCGTACCAAGTTGCTAGATCTTTTCAGATATTAACAAGGTCAGTTGACTTATTTGCATAGTTAGGCTTATTATTAGTTCTTTCCAGGTCTTTTTTAACACTATCAATGTTATTCTGGATGTTCCCGAAGCTATATCTGTTCCACAGTCTCAATATATGTTTGACAGTTGCTATTTTTTTATTAACTTTATGTGCTGGAGAACCCTGGACATGTGTTTTCCAAAGTTTAGATATAATAGGTTTACACTCTTCATGTTTGATCCATTCACCAAAGTATTTAAATGGGGTAGCCCATCATTCCAATGGTTGTAAGTATTGAGTTCAATTGGCACATGATCAGAAGCAAGAGGACCAAGATGTTTTATGCCAAAATTCGGGAATTTCTTATTTCATTCAGAGTTTACTAGGCCTCTGTCTAACCTTTGCTCTATGTTATGTCTATCAATTCTATGGTTATTCCAGGTAAACGTGTATCCTGAGAAACCCAAGTCCATTAAACCACATTTGTTTATCAAATCATTAAAGATTTTAGCCTTATTTTTCTTGAAAGGAAAAATACCGTTCTTTTCTTCTTCGTGTAGAACCACATTTAAGTCTCCTATGATTATCCAAGGGCTACCCATTGTTGCTGCCATTTGTTCTATGATTTTCCAAgagttcagttttaattttctatATAGACTCCCATAAAAACATGTGAGAATCCAACTACTGTCATTAAAATGATTAATGACAGTGGCATTTATATAATTATAGTCATAGTTGATTATTCTAATATTAACATTATTCTTCCAAATAAGGCATAATCCACCAGCAATACCTCTTGGTGGAACTAGGTAGTAGTTCGTAACATTTACTTGTTTTAGAATTTTGTGCATTTCCTTGTTTTGTTGCTTAGTTGCTTAGTTTCAGATAAAAATAAGATATCGGGATTTTCCTTATTTAGAGtatctaagagcaactgcagtggacgaccaaacctataattatggtccagggacgagacgcagcgggacggagtaaagatcaaaagcTGGACCATAACCAAATTccggaccatatttggtctgggaccaagaccaaaactatatatagtggagcggatgTATAATCACCGTTTGTCATCGGGCGTGCATATAAactacgcctgttgtgaaacgtacgtaaagaCACCGCCCCAcaaagaggcgtgtatataatttacgcctgaatgaggcgttgctGAAATGTTCGCCCGATGGGAAGTTGGTAAAGTTTATGCCCCACGCCAGACGTTCATAAACTTTACGCCCCAATGAGACGAagactatatcaacgccccaatGAGACGAagactatatcaacgccccagcccggcgtaTGTATAGTTAACGCCTGTTGTCGAGCGGATTTAATAGCTCCGCCCCATTTAAAGcttcagaaaatttcaaaaccttagacaaatttgtttttgaaattcttttataccgttggtaattcgaacgttgaagaaaatcGAACGTTCAAGAAAATCGAACgttggaaatttactgaggaaacacctatatatacacatgaaagGGTGTAACATTTTCCCACAACTAATACTTCAAACTATCTAtcacaccaataagaagaaatattatttctgctttcaaatcatttggaaatttttctgcattttgcttacaatggcaccaagaacagcacgaggtccaaattttaagacaattgaagatgtaacaatgtgtaaaattcatttatctatatctcaagatcctagtgttggagctgatcaatcagaggcgacgctgtggactcgtatcaaggatgatattgaacttcatttatctaataatccagagcggtcttggagttcctggcaaaaacgatatcagggaataagtaaagatgtggcgttattttcggcaaaagaggcagaagtgGAAGGtgatatcatactggatggggtcctcaaaagaaggtaagcattcttgattttttgaacaattattttctaatatttaataaacgcccatgtacttaagtgtttttaaaaacattaacagcttgaagaagtgaacaagcggttcaaggaatgcaacgatgggaaaaaattt
The nucleotide sequence above comes from Papaver somniferum cultivar HN1 chromosome 8, ASM357369v1, whole genome shotgun sequence. Encoded proteins:
- the LOC113305721 gene encoding endoribonuclease Dicer homolog 1-like codes for the protein MVRVPLDPEFVEYRSALCITLVNTSRTTFFTKSPELVNHGLSHKFPHGVDLIYKKQPLIRGRGVSYCKNLLSPRFEHSEAHEDESDENLNKTYYVFLPPELCFVHPLPGSLVRGAQRLPSIMRRVESMLLAVQLRDSINYPIAGSKILEALTAASCQETFCYERAELLGDAYLKWIVSRFLFLKYPQKHEGQLTRMRQQMVSNMVLYQCALNRGLQSFIQADRFAPSRWSAPGVLPVFDEDTKDTESTLFEPESNSSDPHKVALDNNGYEDDDMEDGEVEVESDSSCYRVLSSKTLADVVESLIGVYYVEGGKNAAHHLMSWIEIEVEFDPEEVDAVKKPCSVPDSVLKSVNFDALESSLNIKFHDKSLLLEAITHASRPSAGVSCYQRLEFVGDAVLDHLITRHLFFMYTDLPPGRLTDLRAAAVNNENFARVVVKHKLHLHLRHGSSALEAQIRDFLRDVKDELLKPGFNSFGVGDCKAPKVLGDIFESIAGAIFLDSGRDTSVVWKVFQPLMHPMVTPETLPMHPVRELQERCQQQAEGLEYKATRSGNLATVEVYIDGVQIGIAQNPQKKMAQKLAARNALVVLKEKQEIEEKEKGENGKKKNGNPAFTRQTLNDICLRRQWPMPQYRCVDEGGPAHAKKFTYSVRVNTTDKGWTDDCIGEPMPSVKKAKDSAAILLLELLNKLYPNP